A stretch of Numenius arquata chromosome 11, bNumArq3.hap1.1, whole genome shotgun sequence DNA encodes these proteins:
- the TLE3 gene encoding transducin-like enhancer protein 3 isoform X9: MYPQGRHPAPHQPGQPGFKFTVAESCDRIKDEFQFLQAQYHSLKVEYDKLANEKTEMQRHYVMYYEMSYGLNIEMHKQTEIAKRLNTILAQIMPFLSQEHQQQVAQAVERAKQVTMTELNAIIGQQQLQAQHLSHAAHGPPVQLPPHPSGLQPPGIPPVTGSSSGLLALGALGSQAHLAVKDEKNHHDLDHRERDSSANNSVSPSESLRASEKHRSSTDYSIDSKKRKAEEKDSMSRYDSDGDKSDDLVVDVSNEDPATPRVSPAHSPPENGIDKARGLKKGDAPNSPASVASSSSTPSSKTKDLGHNDKSSTPGLKSNTPTPRNDAPTPGTSSTPGLRPMPGKPTGMDPLASALRTPISIAGSYAAPFAMMGHHEMNGSLTSPGAYAGLHNIPPQMSAAAAAAAAYGRSPMVGFDPHPPMRAPGLPSSLASIPGGKPAYSFHVSADGQMQPVPFPHDALAGPGIPRHARQINTLSHGEVVCAVTISNPTRHVYTGGKGCVKIWDISQPGSKSPISQLDCLNRDNYIRSCKLLPDGRTLIVGGEASTLTIWDLASPTPRIKAELTSSAPACYALAISPDAKVCFSCCSDGNIAVWDLHNQTLVRQFQGHTDGASCIDISHDGTKLWTGGLDNTVRSWDLREGRQLQQHDFTSQIFSLGYCPTGEWLAVGMESSNVEVLHHTKPDKYQLHLHESCVLSLKFAYCGKWFVSTGKDNLLNAWRTPYGASIFQSKESSSVLSCDISADDKYIVTGSGDKKATVYEVIY; encoded by the exons ATGTACCCCCAGGGCCGGCACCCG GCTCCGCACCAGCCGGGCCAGCCGGGCTTCAAATTCACTGTGGCCGAATCCTGCGACCGGATCAAGGACGAGTTCCAGTTCCTGCAAGCCCAGTATCACAG cctgAAAGTGGAGTATGATAAGCTGGCGAACGAGAAGACAGAAATGCAGCGCCATTACGTTATG TACTATGAGATGTCGTATGGTTTGAATATCGAGATGCACAAACAG ACAGAAATTGCTAAAAGGCTGAATACGATTTTAGCTCAGATCATGCCTTTTCTGTCACAAGAG CACCAACAGCAAGTGGCACAGGCTGTTGAACGTGCCAAGCAAGTGACAATGACGGAGTTGAATGCTATCATCGGG cagcagcagctccaggcccAGCACCTCTCCCACGCCGCCCACGGGCCCCCGGTCCAGCTGCCGCCGCATCCCTCGGGTCTCCAGCCACCGGGCATCCCGCCGGTCACCGGCAGCAGCTCGGGGCTGCTGGCTCTCGGCGCCCTGGGGAGTCAGGCACACCTCGCTGTCAAGGACGAGAAAAACCATCACGACCTGGACCACAGAG AGCGAGACTCAAGTGCA AATAATTCTGTTTCACCCTCGGAAAGCCTGAGAGCCAGCGAGAAGCATCGGAGCTCCACAGATTACAGCATCGACTCCAAGAAGCGGAAAGCGGAGGAGAAGGACAGCATGAGCCGATAT GACAGCGATGGTGACAAGAGCGATGACCTGGTGGTCGACGTCTCCAATGAG GACCCCGCCACCCCCCGGGTCAGCCCAGCCCACTCCCCCCCGGAGAACGGCATAGACAAAGCCCGTGGGCTGAAGAAGGGGGATGCACCGAACAGCCCGGCCTCGGtcgcctcctccagcagcactccCTCCTCCAAGACTAAAGACCTGGGCCAC AATGACAAATCCTCGACGCCTGGGCTCAAGTCGAACACTCCGACACCGAGGAATGATGCTCCGACCCCGGGGACCAGCAGCACCCCGGGGCTGCGGCCGATGCCCGGCAAACCGACCGGCATGGACCCCCTGG CCTCGGCCCTGCGGACGCCCATCTCCATCGCAGGCTCCTACGCGGCTCCCTTCGCCATGATGGGACACCACGAGATGAACGGCTCGCTCACCAGCCCTGGCGCCTACGCGGGGCTCCACAACATCCCCCCGCAGATgagcgccgccgctgccgccgccgccgcctacGGCCGGTCGCCAATG GTTGGTTTTGACCCGCACCCACCCATGAGAGCCCCCGGCCTCCCCTCCAGCCTGGCGTCCATCCCCGGAGGGAAGCC AGCCTACTCCTTCCACGTCAGCGCCGACGGGCAGATGCAGCCGGTCCCTTTTCCCCACGACGCCCTGGCGGGTCCCGGCATCCCGCGGCACGCTCGGCAGATCAACACGCTGAGCCACGGCGAGGTGGTGTGCGCCGTCACCATCAGCAACCCCACCAGGCACGTCTACACCGGGGGCAAGGGCTGCGTGAAGATCTGGGATATCAGCCAGCCCGGCAGCAAGAGCCCCATCTCCCAGCTGGATTGCCTG AACAGAGATAACTACATCCGCTCCTGCAAACTGCTCCCCGACGGCCGCACGCTGATCGTGGGGGGGGAGGCCAGCACCCTCACCATCTGGGACCTGGCTTCCCCCACGCCTCGCATCAAGGCTGAGCTCACCTCCTCCGCCCCCGCCTGCTACGCCCTGGCCATCAGCCCCGACGCCAAagtctgcttctcctgctgcagcgaTGGCAACATCGCCGTCTGGGACCTCCACAACCAGACACTCGTCAG GCAATTCCAAGGCCACACAGACGGTGCCAGCTGCATAGACATCTCGCACGACGGTACGAAGCTGTGGACGGGGGGGCTGGACAACACCGTGCGCTCCTGGGACCTGCGGGAAGGgcggcagctccagcagcacgaCTTCACCTCCCAG ATCTTCTCGCTGGGGTACTGCCCGACGGGCGAGTGGCTGGCGGTGGGCATGGAGAGCAGCAACGTGGAGGTGCTGCACCACACGAAGCCTGACAAGTACCAGCTGCACCTCCACGAgagctgcgtcctctccctcaaGTTCGCCTACTGCG GTAAATGGTTTGTGAGTACTGGAAAAGACAACCTGCTCAACGCCTGGAGGACGCCCTACGGAGCGAGCATCTTCCAG TCCAAGGAATCCTCGTCCGTCTTAAGTTGTGACATTTCAGCGGATGACAAGTACATCGTCACGGGCTCTGGTGACAAGAAAGCCACAGTCTACGAGGTCATCTACTAA
- the TLE3 gene encoding transducin-like enhancer protein 3 isoform X1 — protein sequence MYPQGRHPAPHQPGQPGFKFTVAESCDRIKDEFQFLQAQYHSLKVEYDKLANEKTEMQRHYVMYYEMSYGLNIEMHKQTEIAKRLNTILAQIMPFLSQEHQQQVAQAVERAKQVTMTELNAIIGQQLQAQHLSHAAHGPPVQLPPHPSGLQPPGIPPVTGSSSGLLALGALGSQAHLAVKDEKNHHDLDHRERDSSANNSVSPSESLRASEKHRSSTDYSIDSKKRKAEEKDSMSRYDSDGDKSDDLVVDVSNEDPATPRVSPAHSPPENGIDKARGLKKGDAPNSPASVASSSSTPSSKTKDLGHVRPSLCGGVRPCWRWVWGLNDKSSTPGLKSNTPTPRNDAPTPGTSSTPGLRPMPGKPTGMDPLASALRTPISIAGSYAAPFAMMGHHEMNGSLTSPGAYAGLHNIPPQMSAAAAAAAAYGRSPMVGFDPHPPMRAPGLPSSLASIPGGKPAYSFHVSADGQMQPVPFPHDALAGPGIPRHARQINTLSHGEVVCAVTISNPTRHVYTGGKGCVKIWDISQPGSKSPISQLDCLNRDNYIRSCKLLPDGRTLIVGGEASTLTIWDLASPTPRIKAELTSSAPACYALAISPDAKVCFSCCSDGNIAVWDLHNQTLVRQFQGHTDGASCIDISHDGTKLWTGGLDNTVRSWDLREGRQLQQHDFTSQIFSLGYCPTGEWLAVGMESSNVEVLHHTKPDKYQLHLHESCVLSLKFAYCGKWFVSTGKDNLLNAWRTPYGASIFQSKESSSVLSCDISADDKYIVTGSGDKKATVYEVIY from the exons ATGTACCCCCAGGGCCGGCACCCG GCTCCGCACCAGCCGGGCCAGCCGGGCTTCAAATTCACTGTGGCCGAATCCTGCGACCGGATCAAGGACGAGTTCCAGTTCCTGCAAGCCCAGTATCACAG cctgAAAGTGGAGTATGATAAGCTGGCGAACGAGAAGACAGAAATGCAGCGCCATTACGTTATG TACTATGAGATGTCGTATGGTTTGAATATCGAGATGCACAAACAG ACAGAAATTGCTAAAAGGCTGAATACGATTTTAGCTCAGATCATGCCTTTTCTGTCACAAGAG CACCAACAGCAAGTGGCACAGGCTGTTGAACGTGCCAAGCAAGTGACAATGACGGAGTTGAATGCTATCATCGGG cagcagctccaggcccAGCACCTCTCCCACGCCGCCCACGGGCCCCCGGTCCAGCTGCCGCCGCATCCCTCGGGTCTCCAGCCACCGGGCATCCCGCCGGTCACCGGCAGCAGCTCGGGGCTGCTGGCTCTCGGCGCCCTGGGGAGTCAGGCACACCTCGCTGTCAAGGACGAGAAAAACCATCACGACCTGGACCACAGAG AGCGAGACTCAAGTGCA AATAATTCTGTTTCACCCTCGGAAAGCCTGAGAGCCAGCGAGAAGCATCGGAGCTCCACAGATTACAGCATCGACTCCAAGAAGCGGAAAGCGGAGGAGAAGGACAGCATGAGCCGATAT GACAGCGATGGTGACAAGAGCGATGACCTGGTGGTCGACGTCTCCAATGAG GACCCCGCCACCCCCCGGGTCAGCCCAGCCCACTCCCCCCCGGAGAACGGCATAGACAAAGCCCGTGGGCTGAAGAAGGGGGATGCACCGAACAGCCCGGCCTCGGtcgcctcctccagcagcactccCTCCTCCAAGACTAAAGACCTGGGCCACGTACGTCCTTCGCTCTGCGGGGGGGTCAggccctgctggcgctgggtctgggGGCTT AATGACAAATCCTCGACGCCTGGGCTCAAGTCGAACACTCCGACACCGAGGAATGATGCTCCGACCCCGGGGACCAGCAGCACCCCGGGGCTGCGGCCGATGCCCGGCAAACCGACCGGCATGGACCCCCTGG CCTCGGCCCTGCGGACGCCCATCTCCATCGCAGGCTCCTACGCGGCTCCCTTCGCCATGATGGGACACCACGAGATGAACGGCTCGCTCACCAGCCCTGGCGCCTACGCGGGGCTCCACAACATCCCCCCGCAGATgagcgccgccgctgccgccgccgccgcctacGGCCGGTCGCCAATG GTTGGTTTTGACCCGCACCCACCCATGAGAGCCCCCGGCCTCCCCTCCAGCCTGGCGTCCATCCCCGGAGGGAAGCC AGCCTACTCCTTCCACGTCAGCGCCGACGGGCAGATGCAGCCGGTCCCTTTTCCCCACGACGCCCTGGCGGGTCCCGGCATCCCGCGGCACGCTCGGCAGATCAACACGCTGAGCCACGGCGAGGTGGTGTGCGCCGTCACCATCAGCAACCCCACCAGGCACGTCTACACCGGGGGCAAGGGCTGCGTGAAGATCTGGGATATCAGCCAGCCCGGCAGCAAGAGCCCCATCTCCCAGCTGGATTGCCTG AACAGAGATAACTACATCCGCTCCTGCAAACTGCTCCCCGACGGCCGCACGCTGATCGTGGGGGGGGAGGCCAGCACCCTCACCATCTGGGACCTGGCTTCCCCCACGCCTCGCATCAAGGCTGAGCTCACCTCCTCCGCCCCCGCCTGCTACGCCCTGGCCATCAGCCCCGACGCCAAagtctgcttctcctgctgcagcgaTGGCAACATCGCCGTCTGGGACCTCCACAACCAGACACTCGTCAG GCAATTCCAAGGCCACACAGACGGTGCCAGCTGCATAGACATCTCGCACGACGGTACGAAGCTGTGGACGGGGGGGCTGGACAACACCGTGCGCTCCTGGGACCTGCGGGAAGGgcggcagctccagcagcacgaCTTCACCTCCCAG ATCTTCTCGCTGGGGTACTGCCCGACGGGCGAGTGGCTGGCGGTGGGCATGGAGAGCAGCAACGTGGAGGTGCTGCACCACACGAAGCCTGACAAGTACCAGCTGCACCTCCACGAgagctgcgtcctctccctcaaGTTCGCCTACTGCG GTAAATGGTTTGTGAGTACTGGAAAAGACAACCTGCTCAACGCCTGGAGGACGCCCTACGGAGCGAGCATCTTCCAG TCCAAGGAATCCTCGTCCGTCTTAAGTTGTGACATTTCAGCGGATGACAAGTACATCGTCACGGGCTCTGGTGACAAGAAAGCCACAGTCTACGAGGTCATCTACTAA
- the TLE3 gene encoding transducin-like enhancer protein 3 isoform X14: MYPQGRHPAPHQPGQPGFKFTVAESCDRIKDEFQFLQAQYHSLKVEYDKLANEKTEMQRHYVMYYEMSYGLNIEMHKQHQQQVAQAVERAKQVTMTELNAIIGQQLQAQHLSHAAHGPPVQLPPHPSGLQPPGIPPVTGSSSGLLALGALGSQAHLAVKDEKNHHDLDHRERDSSANNSVSPSESLRASEKHRSSTDYSIDSKKRKAEEKDSMSRYDSDGDKSDDLVVDVSNEDPATPRVSPAHSPPENGIDKARGLKKGDAPNSPASVASSSSTPSSKTKDLGHNDKSSTPGLKSNTPTPRNDAPTPGTSSTPGLRPMPGKPTGMDPLASALRTPISIAGSYAAPFAMMGHHEMNGSLTSPGAYAGLHNIPPQMSAAAAAAAAYGRSPMVGFDPHPPMRAPGLPSSLASIPGGKPAYSFHVSADGQMQPVPFPHDALAGPGIPRHARQINTLSHGEVVCAVTISNPTRHVYTGGKGCVKIWDISQPGSKSPISQLDCLNRDNYIRSCKLLPDGRTLIVGGEASTLTIWDLASPTPRIKAELTSSAPACYALAISPDAKVCFSCCSDGNIAVWDLHNQTLVRQFQGHTDGASCIDISHDGTKLWTGGLDNTVRSWDLREGRQLQQHDFTSQIFSLGYCPTGEWLAVGMESSNVEVLHHTKPDKYQLHLHESCVLSLKFAYCGKWFVSTGKDNLLNAWRTPYGASIFQSKESSSVLSCDISADDKYIVTGSGDKKATVYEVIY; the protein is encoded by the exons ATGTACCCCCAGGGCCGGCACCCG GCTCCGCACCAGCCGGGCCAGCCGGGCTTCAAATTCACTGTGGCCGAATCCTGCGACCGGATCAAGGACGAGTTCCAGTTCCTGCAAGCCCAGTATCACAG cctgAAAGTGGAGTATGATAAGCTGGCGAACGAGAAGACAGAAATGCAGCGCCATTACGTTATG TACTATGAGATGTCGTATGGTTTGAATATCGAGATGCACAAACAG CACCAACAGCAAGTGGCACAGGCTGTTGAACGTGCCAAGCAAGTGACAATGACGGAGTTGAATGCTATCATCGGG cagcagctccaggcccAGCACCTCTCCCACGCCGCCCACGGGCCCCCGGTCCAGCTGCCGCCGCATCCCTCGGGTCTCCAGCCACCGGGCATCCCGCCGGTCACCGGCAGCAGCTCGGGGCTGCTGGCTCTCGGCGCCCTGGGGAGTCAGGCACACCTCGCTGTCAAGGACGAGAAAAACCATCACGACCTGGACCACAGAG AGCGAGACTCAAGTGCA AATAATTCTGTTTCACCCTCGGAAAGCCTGAGAGCCAGCGAGAAGCATCGGAGCTCCACAGATTACAGCATCGACTCCAAGAAGCGGAAAGCGGAGGAGAAGGACAGCATGAGCCGATAT GACAGCGATGGTGACAAGAGCGATGACCTGGTGGTCGACGTCTCCAATGAG GACCCCGCCACCCCCCGGGTCAGCCCAGCCCACTCCCCCCCGGAGAACGGCATAGACAAAGCCCGTGGGCTGAAGAAGGGGGATGCACCGAACAGCCCGGCCTCGGtcgcctcctccagcagcactccCTCCTCCAAGACTAAAGACCTGGGCCAC AATGACAAATCCTCGACGCCTGGGCTCAAGTCGAACACTCCGACACCGAGGAATGATGCTCCGACCCCGGGGACCAGCAGCACCCCGGGGCTGCGGCCGATGCCCGGCAAACCGACCGGCATGGACCCCCTGG CCTCGGCCCTGCGGACGCCCATCTCCATCGCAGGCTCCTACGCGGCTCCCTTCGCCATGATGGGACACCACGAGATGAACGGCTCGCTCACCAGCCCTGGCGCCTACGCGGGGCTCCACAACATCCCCCCGCAGATgagcgccgccgctgccgccgccgccgcctacGGCCGGTCGCCAATG GTTGGTTTTGACCCGCACCCACCCATGAGAGCCCCCGGCCTCCCCTCCAGCCTGGCGTCCATCCCCGGAGGGAAGCC AGCCTACTCCTTCCACGTCAGCGCCGACGGGCAGATGCAGCCGGTCCCTTTTCCCCACGACGCCCTGGCGGGTCCCGGCATCCCGCGGCACGCTCGGCAGATCAACACGCTGAGCCACGGCGAGGTGGTGTGCGCCGTCACCATCAGCAACCCCACCAGGCACGTCTACACCGGGGGCAAGGGCTGCGTGAAGATCTGGGATATCAGCCAGCCCGGCAGCAAGAGCCCCATCTCCCAGCTGGATTGCCTG AACAGAGATAACTACATCCGCTCCTGCAAACTGCTCCCCGACGGCCGCACGCTGATCGTGGGGGGGGAGGCCAGCACCCTCACCATCTGGGACCTGGCTTCCCCCACGCCTCGCATCAAGGCTGAGCTCACCTCCTCCGCCCCCGCCTGCTACGCCCTGGCCATCAGCCCCGACGCCAAagtctgcttctcctgctgcagcgaTGGCAACATCGCCGTCTGGGACCTCCACAACCAGACACTCGTCAG GCAATTCCAAGGCCACACAGACGGTGCCAGCTGCATAGACATCTCGCACGACGGTACGAAGCTGTGGACGGGGGGGCTGGACAACACCGTGCGCTCCTGGGACCTGCGGGAAGGgcggcagctccagcagcacgaCTTCACCTCCCAG ATCTTCTCGCTGGGGTACTGCCCGACGGGCGAGTGGCTGGCGGTGGGCATGGAGAGCAGCAACGTGGAGGTGCTGCACCACACGAAGCCTGACAAGTACCAGCTGCACCTCCACGAgagctgcgtcctctccctcaaGTTCGCCTACTGCG GTAAATGGTTTGTGAGTACTGGAAAAGACAACCTGCTCAACGCCTGGAGGACGCCCTACGGAGCGAGCATCTTCCAG TCCAAGGAATCCTCGTCCGTCTTAAGTTGTGACATTTCAGCGGATGACAAGTACATCGTCACGGGCTCTGGTGACAAGAAAGCCACAGTCTACGAGGTCATCTACTAA
- the TLE3 gene encoding transducin-like enhancer protein 3 isoform X7 produces the protein MYPQGRHPAPHQPGQPGFKFTVAESCDRIKDEFQFLQAQYHSLKVEYDKLANEKTEMQRHYVMYYEMSYGLNIEMHKQTEIAKRLNTILAQIMPFLSQEHQQQVAQAVERAKQVTMTELNAIIGQQLQAQHLSHAAHGPPVQLPPHPSGLQPPGIPPVTGSSSGLLALGALGSQAHLAVKDEKNHHDLDHRERDSSANNSVSPSESLRASEKHRSSTDYSIDSKKRKAEEKDSMSRYDSDGDKSDDLVVDVSNEDPATPRVSPAHSPPENGIDKARGLKKGDAPNSPASVASSSSTPSSKTKDLGHNDKSSTPGLKSNTPTPRNDAPTPGTSSTPGLRPMPGKPTGMDPLGGYQSPASALRTPISIAGSYAAPFAMMGHHEMNGSLTSPGAYAGLHNIPPQMSAAAAAAAAYGRSPMVGFDPHPPMRAPGLPSSLASIPGGKPAYSFHVSADGQMQPVPFPHDALAGPGIPRHARQINTLSHGEVVCAVTISNPTRHVYTGGKGCVKIWDISQPGSKSPISQLDCLNRDNYIRSCKLLPDGRTLIVGGEASTLTIWDLASPTPRIKAELTSSAPACYALAISPDAKVCFSCCSDGNIAVWDLHNQTLVRQFQGHTDGASCIDISHDGTKLWTGGLDNTVRSWDLREGRQLQQHDFTSQIFSLGYCPTGEWLAVGMESSNVEVLHHTKPDKYQLHLHESCVLSLKFAYCGKWFVSTGKDNLLNAWRTPYGASIFQSKESSSVLSCDISADDKYIVTGSGDKKATVYEVIY, from the exons ATGTACCCCCAGGGCCGGCACCCG GCTCCGCACCAGCCGGGCCAGCCGGGCTTCAAATTCACTGTGGCCGAATCCTGCGACCGGATCAAGGACGAGTTCCAGTTCCTGCAAGCCCAGTATCACAG cctgAAAGTGGAGTATGATAAGCTGGCGAACGAGAAGACAGAAATGCAGCGCCATTACGTTATG TACTATGAGATGTCGTATGGTTTGAATATCGAGATGCACAAACAG ACAGAAATTGCTAAAAGGCTGAATACGATTTTAGCTCAGATCATGCCTTTTCTGTCACAAGAG CACCAACAGCAAGTGGCACAGGCTGTTGAACGTGCCAAGCAAGTGACAATGACGGAGTTGAATGCTATCATCGGG cagcagctccaggcccAGCACCTCTCCCACGCCGCCCACGGGCCCCCGGTCCAGCTGCCGCCGCATCCCTCGGGTCTCCAGCCACCGGGCATCCCGCCGGTCACCGGCAGCAGCTCGGGGCTGCTGGCTCTCGGCGCCCTGGGGAGTCAGGCACACCTCGCTGTCAAGGACGAGAAAAACCATCACGACCTGGACCACAGAG AGCGAGACTCAAGTGCA AATAATTCTGTTTCACCCTCGGAAAGCCTGAGAGCCAGCGAGAAGCATCGGAGCTCCACAGATTACAGCATCGACTCCAAGAAGCGGAAAGCGGAGGAGAAGGACAGCATGAGCCGATAT GACAGCGATGGTGACAAGAGCGATGACCTGGTGGTCGACGTCTCCAATGAG GACCCCGCCACCCCCCGGGTCAGCCCAGCCCACTCCCCCCCGGAGAACGGCATAGACAAAGCCCGTGGGCTGAAGAAGGGGGATGCACCGAACAGCCCGGCCTCGGtcgcctcctccagcagcactccCTCCTCCAAGACTAAAGACCTGGGCCAC AATGACAAATCCTCGACGCCTGGGCTCAAGTCGAACACTCCGACACCGAGGAATGATGCTCCGACCCCGGGGACCAGCAGCACCCCGGGGCTGCGGCCGATGCCCGGCAAACCGACCGGCATGGACCCCCTGGGTGGGTACCAGTCCCCCG CCTCGGCCCTGCGGACGCCCATCTCCATCGCAGGCTCCTACGCGGCTCCCTTCGCCATGATGGGACACCACGAGATGAACGGCTCGCTCACCAGCCCTGGCGCCTACGCGGGGCTCCACAACATCCCCCCGCAGATgagcgccgccgctgccgccgccgccgcctacGGCCGGTCGCCAATG GTTGGTTTTGACCCGCACCCACCCATGAGAGCCCCCGGCCTCCCCTCCAGCCTGGCGTCCATCCCCGGAGGGAAGCC AGCCTACTCCTTCCACGTCAGCGCCGACGGGCAGATGCAGCCGGTCCCTTTTCCCCACGACGCCCTGGCGGGTCCCGGCATCCCGCGGCACGCTCGGCAGATCAACACGCTGAGCCACGGCGAGGTGGTGTGCGCCGTCACCATCAGCAACCCCACCAGGCACGTCTACACCGGGGGCAAGGGCTGCGTGAAGATCTGGGATATCAGCCAGCCCGGCAGCAAGAGCCCCATCTCCCAGCTGGATTGCCTG AACAGAGATAACTACATCCGCTCCTGCAAACTGCTCCCCGACGGCCGCACGCTGATCGTGGGGGGGGAGGCCAGCACCCTCACCATCTGGGACCTGGCTTCCCCCACGCCTCGCATCAAGGCTGAGCTCACCTCCTCCGCCCCCGCCTGCTACGCCCTGGCCATCAGCCCCGACGCCAAagtctgcttctcctgctgcagcgaTGGCAACATCGCCGTCTGGGACCTCCACAACCAGACACTCGTCAG GCAATTCCAAGGCCACACAGACGGTGCCAGCTGCATAGACATCTCGCACGACGGTACGAAGCTGTGGACGGGGGGGCTGGACAACACCGTGCGCTCCTGGGACCTGCGGGAAGGgcggcagctccagcagcacgaCTTCACCTCCCAG ATCTTCTCGCTGGGGTACTGCCCGACGGGCGAGTGGCTGGCGGTGGGCATGGAGAGCAGCAACGTGGAGGTGCTGCACCACACGAAGCCTGACAAGTACCAGCTGCACCTCCACGAgagctgcgtcctctccctcaaGTTCGCCTACTGCG GTAAATGGTTTGTGAGTACTGGAAAAGACAACCTGCTCAACGCCTGGAGGACGCCCTACGGAGCGAGCATCTTCCAG TCCAAGGAATCCTCGTCCGTCTTAAGTTGTGACATTTCAGCGGATGACAAGTACATCGTCACGGGCTCTGGTGACAAGAAAGCCACAGTCTACGAGGTCATCTACTAA